The genomic region ttggaaccagcataccacgagtaagcaaggtttgggttaatcaaccgagagttcagggtatatgtgacagtaagttaaccctgctttctggaatacacccCTGGTCTCTTCTAATACttgatttcatgttataagCACAAAGTTAAATATTCTGTGATAAGGTCCAGTCTGTTTTCATTGATCATGGATCAAGGACAGCGCACAAAATCAGAAAAATGCTGATTGTTGATGTAATAAGCTGATAGACTTGCTCTTTTTTGTATGATCATTATAGATTAGCACTGCCTGTTAAAAATAGCacatgttcaaaaacattaagtgCTGTACATCATCTTGTTAAAAGGACAGTTCGCACAAAAAAGAATTCTGAATagataaaaaacatttttgtctcTTCTGTGTTCTGCATAAGGTAGAATGTATGGAAGGCCATTTCTGCCACATGCAGAccatgctttggtaaatcagaattatgacaaaaaaagaaaaattaagacaaaaaaaaaagaggcaaatTCATGACACAAGTCGAAATGAGTTACTAACACCATGTCTACACCAGACGCAACTGTTCTCACATCACACCATAACAACTTAATGTTGTCTACAATGGACACGCCAAAACCACcgttgcaaatccatttgtttttcatgtcaGAAATAATCTAAATGCTTACAGTACATTAGAAATACAAGAATGCATCAGTTTACTGTCGGGGCGTCACATCCAgcgtagacagcatcactgattataatgtcTATTGTTGTGTCCAATGTGGACATGGTttcagtcataattatgagataagaagtcaaaatggacaaaaattgtagACATACTAAGTGATAATGTGATAGTCAAAATTATACCCAAAAATGGTAGCCCATTTCTGCCAAATAAGAATCAGATCATAACATACAATGTTGAAATTCTGGCAGTCAAAACTAGGGGTGTGCAGCGGAGCCAATATCTGTATCAGTATATGTAACAATCTCAAAATTATTTGTATCTGTATTCTGATAAATCCGGAAGTGGGTGGGGCTTTAACTAGAAGTGAAATTACATGAAAATGTTATTCTGTTCCCTTCATATCTTTAATTTAaagataattaattttaatatgccTTGTATAActcataaaataattttattataattattacatttattgaaTTATCTTCTAATTAAAAGTActtaatgttaaataaaatgtagcTATTAGATTTGCAGTCACTCTGCACATTTCATTCTTAAAGTATACACGCATTCACTTCACACACTTATTATTATGTAgtgattttataatttatagacCACATCAATAAGTTCAACTAATagtttaaaaagtcaaaactaTGACATACTAAGTGATAATGATAAAGTGTTTtgtcatagtttttttttttcatgtgtggCAGAAATATCCTTCCAttagaaagtcatacaggtttggaacaacatgagtatgagaaaatgatgactgTGTTTTTGagcgaactatccctttaaaatggaTAAAACTAGTTCTTCAACTGAATTTTGAATGCTTCAATTCTCACCATTGTTCTGGGACATTTTCTTGCCATTCATTCTCTTTCAGGATTCCTACCCAACTATCTCCTTCCAGAATATGAGGAGGTAGTGCATCGGCCTGCTACGCCCCCTCCCCCATATAGTGCCTTAACCACCGGACCTCCAGCCTACACCTGCCCCTTAACCACTGACCAGCAGGATGCTCACTGCCCACCCAGACAGATCACTCCAGTGCCCCCTGCATCTGACACGCTCTGTTCCAGACCCAGCCTAGAAGAGGTCCATACCTCCAACGGGTACCACCAGAAAGACGACAGCAAGAGCGAGATAGAGTTAGAGCGAAGCAGGTCCACAGAGAGTGCCCTACCCTTAGAGCAGCCTCCCAGTGTGGACAAACAGAACGAGTGCAGGAAGGAGATACTCAGGAATGTGGCATTGCCTGACGAGAAAGAGAGGATTCTGGGAAGGCACCGCAGATTTACAGGGGACTCCGGGATtgaggtgtgtgtttgtggacgAGGCTTGAAAAGCCATGAACCCAAAGAATTCGAGGGGCTTTTGAGTGAGGAGGACCAAGAGGACTCTGAAGATTTCTGTGAGGAATGTGGCCTCAATTCCTTTGGAGAGGAAAATCAGGGACTGCTATCCCCAGAAAGCAGAGTGGAGTGTGGAGCATCGCCACTGGCCCAATCTCAACCTCATCCGGTTTGCCTCTACTTGCATAC from Megalobrama amblycephala isolate DHTTF-2021 linkage group LG7, ASM1881202v1, whole genome shotgun sequence harbors:
- the wbp1lb gene encoding WW domain binding protein 1-like b isoform X2; protein product: MSVPHQETRMEVLHCEGVNNKSYVCETGHCCGESQCCSYYYELWWFWLVWAIIFILSCCCVCHHRRTKHRLQQQQRQHEINLIAYREVHNNTSLPFYFRFLPNYLLPEYEEVVHRPATPPPPYSALTTGPPAYTCPLTTDQQDAHCPPRQITPVPPASDTLCSRPSLEEVHTSNGYHQKDDSKSEIELERSRSTESALPLEQPPSVDKQNECRKEILRNVALPDEKERILGRHRRFTGDSGIEVCVCGRGLKSHEPKEFEGLLSEEDQEDSEDFCEECGLNSFGEENQGLLSPESRVECGASPLAQSQPHPVCLYLHTINEQEGPHHSSTES
- the wbp1lb gene encoding WW domain binding protein 1-like b isoform X1, with the protein product MGLFLYIAGSVNPTEATVYEEVLHCEGVNNKSYVCETGHCCGESQCCSYYYELWWFWLVWAIIFILSCCCVCHHRRTKHRLQQQQRQHEINLIAYREVHNNTSLPFYFRFLPNYLLPEYEEVVHRPATPPPPYSALTTGPPAYTCPLTTDQQDAHCPPRQITPVPPASDTLCSRPSLEEVHTSNGYHQKDDSKSEIELERSRSTESALPLEQPPSVDKQNECRKEILRNVALPDEKERILGRHRRFTGDSGIEVCVCGRGLKSHEPKEFEGLLSEEDQEDSEDFCEECGLNSFGEENQGLLSPESRVECGASPLAQSQPHPVCLYLHTINEQEGPHHSSTES